From Candoia aspera isolate rCanAsp1 chromosome 4, rCanAsp1.hap2, whole genome shotgun sequence, a single genomic window includes:
- the PRR15L gene encoding proline-rich protein 15-like protein, which yields MAENNYSWWKLTFLRKKKSTPKVLYESPDIYAVANDENLQGGMPGDGSSESRNEQEFNARLEKIVDKSTKGKHVKVSNSGRFKEKKKIRATLPENPNFFSDGERDEK from the coding sequence ATGGCAGAAAATAATTATAGCTGGTGGAAGTTAACCTTCCTCCGAAAGAAAAAATCCACTCCAAAGGTATTGTATGAAAGCCCAGATATTTACGCAGTGGCCAATGATGAGAACCTACAAGGGGGCATGCCAGGAGATGGGAGCAGCGAAAGCCGCAACGAGCAGGAATTCAATGCCCGGCTAGAGAAAATTGTGGACAAGAGCACCAAAGGGAAACACGTCAAAGTTTCCAATTCGGGACGCttcaaggaaaagaagaaaatccgGGCTACTTTGCCAGAAAACCCCAACTTCTTTTCCGATGGGGAGCGGGACGAAAAATAA